Proteins encoded together in one Yersinia mollaretii ATCC 43969 window:
- a CDS encoding aspartate:alanine antiporter, translating to MNINVANLLNGNYILLLFVVLALGLCLGKLRLGPIQLGNAIGVLVVSLLLGQQHFTINTEALNLGFMLFIFCVGVEAGPNFFSIFFRDGKNYLMLALVMVGSAMILALGLGKLFGWDIGLTAGMLAGSMTSTPVLVGAGDTLRSTIANNPALQHAQDNLSLGYALTYLIGLVSLILGARYLPKLQHQDLPTSAQQIARERGLDTDSQRKVYLPVIRAYRVGPELVAWADGKNLRELGIYRQTGCYIERIRRNGILANPDGDAVLQVGDEISLVGYPDAHSRLDPSFRNGKEVFDRDLLDMRIVTEEIVVKNSNAVGKRLSHLKLTDHGCFLNRVIRSQIEMPIDDNVVLNKGDVLQVSGDARRVKSVAEKIGFISIHSQVTDLLAFCAFFILGLMIGLITFQFSNFSFGIGNAAGLLMAGIMLGFLRANHPTFGYIPQGALNMVKEFGLMVFMAGVGLSAGGGINSSLGAVGGQMLISGLIVSLVPVVICFLFGAYVLRMNRALLFGAIMGARTCAPAMDIISDTARSNIPALGYAGTYAIANVLLTLAGSLIVIVWPGILG from the coding sequence GTGAATATAAACGTCGCAAATTTGTTAAACGGCAACTACATCTTGCTGTTATTCGTAGTTTTAGCGCTAGGATTATGCCTAGGAAAACTGCGGTTGGGGCCGATCCAATTAGGTAACGCTATTGGTGTGTTAGTGGTATCACTGTTGCTAGGGCAACAACACTTTACCATCAACACAGAAGCGCTGAATCTGGGCTTCATGCTATTTATTTTTTGTGTCGGCGTTGAAGCTGGTCCAAATTTTTTCTCTATTTTCTTCCGCGACGGCAAAAACTACCTGATGCTCGCCTTGGTCATGGTGGGCAGCGCAATGATTTTGGCGCTGGGGCTGGGTAAGTTATTTGGCTGGGATATTGGCCTAACAGCCGGGATGCTTGCCGGATCAATGACTTCCACACCCGTATTGGTTGGTGCAGGCGATACATTACGCAGTACCATTGCAAATAATCCGGCACTACAACACGCCCAAGATAACCTGAGCCTCGGTTACGCCTTAACCTATCTTATCGGGCTGGTCAGCCTGATTTTAGGTGCCCGCTATCTGCCCAAACTTCAGCATCAGGATTTGCCCACCAGCGCCCAGCAAATTGCTCGCGAGCGGGGCTTGGATACCGATAGCCAGCGAAAAGTCTATTTACCCGTGATCCGCGCCTATCGCGTTGGCCCAGAGTTGGTTGCATGGGCAGATGGTAAAAATCTACGTGAATTAGGGATTTATCGCCAAACCGGTTGCTATATTGAGCGCATTCGTCGTAATGGCATTTTGGCGAATCCAGACGGTGATGCGGTGCTGCAAGTGGGCGATGAGATCTCACTGGTGGGTTACCCCGATGCTCATTCCCGCCTTGACCCCAGTTTTCGTAACGGGAAAGAAGTGTTCGACCGCGATCTGCTGGATATGCGCATTGTGACCGAAGAGATTGTGGTCAAAAACAGCAATGCGGTCGGCAAGCGGCTCAGCCACTTAAAACTGACCGACCACGGTTGTTTCCTTAACCGCGTGATCCGCAGCCAAATCGAAATGCCGATTGATGACAATGTAGTATTGAATAAAGGTGATGTGCTGCAAGTCAGCGGCGATGCGCGACGTGTCAAAAGTGTGGCAGAGAAAATTGGCTTTATCTCCATTCACAGTCAAGTCACTGACCTACTAGCTTTCTGTGCATTCTTTATTTTGGGGCTGATGATCGGCCTGATTACATTCCAGTTCAGCAACTTTAGTTTCGGGATTGGTAATGCCGCTGGCCTATTAATGGCCGGGATCATGCTCGGATTTTTACGTGCCAACCACCCTACTTTTGGCTATATCCCGCAAGGTGCGCTGAATATGGTGAAAGAGTTTGGATTGATGGTCTTTATGGCTGGCGTCGGATTAAGTGCAGGTGGGGGTATCAATAGCAGTCTGGGTGCTGTCGGCGGCCAAATGTTGATTTCCGGCCTGATTGTCAGTCTGGTACCCGTGGTTATCTGCTTCCTCTTTGGCGCTTATGTATTACGCATGAACCGTGCCCTGCTTTTTGGGGCCATTATGGGAGCACGAACCTGTGCACCCGCCATGGATATCATCAGCGACACAGCGCGCAGTAACATCCCAGCGCTAGGCTATGCGGGCACTTATGCCATTGCAAACGTATTATTGACCCTAGCAGGCTCGTTGATCGTCATTGTCTGGCCGGGAATATTAGGTTAA
- the ybjG gene encoding undecaprenyl-diphosphate phosphatase: MEQMNYFFFSMINATPASSPWMISFATFIARDLIMIVPVLLVALWLWGPKNTMELQRTVVSKAAIALAFSMLSAACIGMLFPHDRPFVVGFGYNFLSHAPDSSFPSDHGTAIFTVALAFVFWHKIWSAITMMGVAIAIAWSRVYLGVHWPLDMVGAFILGIIGCLFAQLVWNLFGDAISSGMKRLYHLSFALPISRGWVRS; encoded by the coding sequence ATGGAACAAATGAATTACTTTTTCTTTTCCATGATAAATGCGACTCCCGCATCATCGCCATGGATGATTTCTTTTGCGACCTTCATCGCACGCGATTTGATCATGATTGTTCCTGTGTTGCTGGTAGCCTTGTGGCTATGGGGACCGAAAAACACCATGGAATTACAGCGCACCGTAGTGAGCAAAGCCGCCATTGCCCTCGCTTTCTCCATGCTTTCAGCCGCCTGTATTGGTATGCTTTTCCCTCACGATCGGCCTTTTGTGGTGGGTTTTGGTTATAACTTTCTGAGTCATGCCCCTGATAGCTCATTCCCGAGCGATCACGGCACCGCTATTTTTACCGTCGCCTTAGCCTTTGTTTTTTGGCATAAAATCTGGTCGGCTATCACTATGATGGGGGTCGCTATCGCCATTGCCTGGTCACGCGTTTATCTGGGTGTCCACTGGCCTTTAGATATGGTAGGTGCTTTCATATTGGGAATTATCGGTTGTCTATTTGCTCAGTTGGTGTGGAATTTGTTCGGAGACGCTATCTCCAGTGGCATGAAGCGCCTTTATCACCTGAGTTTTGCCTTACCTATCAGTCGTGGATGGGTCAGAAGTTAG
- a CDS encoding GrxA family glutaredoxin → MFAVIFGRPGCPYCVRAKELAEKLETERDDFKFRYIDIHAEGITKADLEKTVGKPVETVPQIFIDEKHIGGCTDFEAYAKENLSLFQ, encoded by the coding sequence ATGTTTGCTGTGATTTTCGGGCGTCCTGGATGTCCTTACTGTGTCCGTGCTAAAGAACTGGCAGAAAAACTGGAAACTGAACGTGACGATTTTAAGTTCCGTTACATCGATATCCATGCTGAAGGTATCACCAAAGCTGATCTGGAAAAAACTGTCGGCAAACCGGTAGAGACCGTGCCACAGATTTTCATTGATGAGAAGCACATTGGCGGTTGTACTGATTTTGAAGCCTATGCTAAAGAAAATCTGAGTCTGTTCCAGTAA
- a CDS encoding serine hydrolase has product MMKFILPFKIKKFTLSAGLLLLALPAAHAADDPAAPPVDAKAYVLMDFNSGKVLVEGNSDQRLDPASLTKIMSSYVIGQAIKAGKVHPDDLVTVGKDAWATGNPALRGSSLMFLKPGDQVKLSDLNKGIVIQSGNDASIALADYVAGSQDSFVGLMNNYAKALGLTNTHFMTVHGLDAPGQYSTARDMAVLGQALIRDVPEEYALHKEKEFTFNNIRQINRNRLLWSTNLNVDGMKTGFTTGAGHNLVASATDGPMRLISVVLGAPSDRVRFSESEKLLTWGFRFYETVVPIKATKPFVTQKVWFGDTGQAELGVAEDAAITIPKGQMKNLKASYKLDQTELRAPLAKHQVVGTIDFQLNGKTIEQRPLVVLNEVKEGGFFSRIWDFVMMKLSQWFGGVFG; this is encoded by the coding sequence ATGATGAAATTTATCCTCCCTTTTAAGATAAAAAAATTTACGCTCAGTGCTGGGCTATTGCTCTTGGCACTGCCCGCTGCACACGCGGCTGATGATCCTGCGGCTCCTCCGGTAGATGCCAAAGCCTATGTGCTGATGGATTTCAACAGTGGAAAAGTGCTGGTTGAGGGCAACAGTGACCAGCGCCTTGATCCGGCCAGTTTGACAAAAATTATGTCCAGCTATGTGATTGGGCAGGCGATTAAAGCCGGTAAAGTGCATCCAGACGATTTAGTGACGGTGGGTAAAGATGCTTGGGCCACTGGCAATCCGGCACTGCGAGGCTCTTCACTGATGTTTTTGAAACCGGGCGATCAGGTGAAATTGTCCGATTTGAATAAAGGCATTGTGATTCAGTCCGGTAATGATGCGAGTATCGCGCTGGCGGATTATGTCGCTGGCAGTCAGGACAGTTTTGTTGGTTTGATGAATAATTACGCCAAAGCGCTGGGTCTGACGAATACCCACTTTATGACCGTGCATGGTCTTGATGCGCCAGGGCAGTACAGCACCGCCCGTGATATGGCAGTGCTAGGGCAGGCATTGATCCGCGATGTGCCAGAAGAGTATGCGCTGCATAAAGAGAAAGAGTTCACCTTTAATAATATTCGGCAGATTAACCGTAACCGTCTGTTATGGAGCACAAATCTCAACGTTGACGGCATGAAAACGGGTTTTACCACTGGCGCAGGGCATAATCTGGTGGCTTCTGCCACCGACGGGCCGATGCGGTTGATCTCCGTGGTATTAGGCGCGCCGAGTGATCGGGTTCGATTCAGTGAAAGTGAAAAACTACTGACGTGGGGATTCCGTTTCTATGAAACCGTGGTGCCAATCAAAGCCACCAAGCCTTTTGTGACGCAAAAAGTCTGGTTTGGTGATACTGGGCAGGCAGAGCTAGGTGTCGCGGAGGATGCGGCTATCACTATCCCGAAAGGGCAGATGAAGAATCTGAAAGCCAGTTATAAGCTTGATCAAACAGAATTGCGTGCGCCCTTGGCGAAACATCAAGTAGTCGGCACTATCGATTTTCAGCTAAATGGCAAAACCATTGAACAGCGCCCGCTGGTGGTGCTCAATGAAGTCAAAGAGGGCGGTTTCTTTAGCCGCATATGGGATTTCGTGATGATGAAACTCAGTCAGTGGTTTGGCGGGGTATTTGGCTAA
- the deoR gene encoding DNA-binding transcriptional repressor DeoR, translating into METRRAERINKLTQALKRSDKIHLKDAASLLRVSEMTIRRDLSAEPTSVILLGGYVVMDPKSNNANSYFVSDQQAKQVEEKRRIGQLAARLIVENDTVFFDCGTTIPSIIDEIDEELAFTAICYSLNTFLSLQDKPNCKVILCGGEFKPNNYIFTPISQHNELDNACPNKAFISAAGVSVEYGVTCFNFDEILLKHRAIAKSQYKILVADHSKFGKIKPASIGPLTLFDAVITDRQPDAEFSQFFLAQGIKLDC; encoded by the coding sequence ATGGAAACCCGCCGTGCAGAACGAATCAATAAACTTACTCAGGCCCTAAAGCGTTCCGATAAAATCCATCTAAAAGATGCCGCCAGTCTGTTGCGGGTTTCAGAAATGACCATTCGACGGGATCTTAGCGCCGAGCCTACTTCAGTCATTTTGCTGGGAGGTTATGTGGTGATGGACCCCAAAAGCAACAATGCCAACAGCTATTTTGTGTCTGATCAGCAGGCAAAACAGGTGGAAGAGAAGCGGCGTATTGGCCAGTTGGCAGCACGTCTAATCGTGGAAAATGATACGGTTTTTTTTGACTGTGGCACTACCATTCCCTCTATCATTGACGAGATCGATGAAGAGCTGGCATTTACCGCAATTTGTTACTCGCTCAACACCTTTCTCTCCTTGCAAGATAAACCTAATTGCAAAGTCATCCTGTGTGGTGGTGAGTTCAAACCCAATAACTATATTTTCACCCCAATCAGTCAGCATAATGAACTGGACAATGCCTGTCCAAATAAGGCTTTTATCTCGGCAGCAGGTGTGTCGGTTGAGTATGGCGTAACCTGTTTCAACTTTGATGAGATCTTATTAAAGCATCGTGCCATTGCCAAATCTCAGTATAAAATTTTGGTGGCCGACCACAGTAAGTTTGGCAAAATAAAACCCGCCAGTATCGGCCCACTCACACTCTTTGATGCCGTGATCACTGACCGTCAACCTGATGCCGAATTCAGCCAGTTCTTTTTAGCTCAAGGTATCAAACTCGACTGTTAA
- a CDS encoding HAAAP family serine/threonine permease produces the protein MDTTQAGTLASTGKVSASTWRKSDTMWMLGLYGTAIGAGVLFLPINAGIGGLLPLIVMAIIAFPMTFFAHRGLCRFVLSGKNPGEDITEVVEEHFGIGAGKLITLLYFFAIYPILLVYSVAITNTVDSFITHQMHLPSPPRAILSLILIIGLMTIVRFGEHAIVKAMSILVFPFVAALMLLAVYLIPNWSGAIFEHVSMDGNGTGSGLWMTMWLVIPVMVFSFNHSPIISAFAVSKREEYGVDAEKKCSRILAFAHIMMVVTVMFFVFSCVLSLSPADLAEAKSQNISILSYLANHFNTPIIAYMAPVIAFIAITKSFLGHYLGAREGFNGMMIKSLRSKGKTINHDKLNRITALFMLVTTWIVATLNPSILGMIETLGGPIIAMLLFLMPMYAIHKVPAMRKYSGKISNVFVVIMGLIAISAILFSLFG, from the coding sequence ATGGACACTACTCAAGCAGGCACCCTTGCCTCCACGGGAAAAGTTTCAGCGAGTACATGGCGTAAAAGTGACACCATGTGGATGTTGGGTTTATACGGTACAGCAATAGGTGCAGGTGTCTTATTCCTGCCAATCAATGCCGGTATCGGCGGTCTACTGCCACTGATTGTGATGGCTATCATTGCGTTCCCGATGACCTTCTTTGCTCACCGTGGTCTGTGCCGCTTTGTGCTTTCAGGTAAAAATCCGGGTGAAGATATTACTGAAGTGGTTGAAGAGCATTTCGGTATCGGCGCAGGTAAGCTGATTACGCTTCTCTACTTCTTCGCTATCTACCCCATTTTGTTGGTTTACAGCGTCGCGATTACTAATACCGTTGATAGCTTCATCACCCACCAGATGCACCTGCCATCACCGCCTCGTGCCATTTTGTCTCTGATTCTGATCATTGGCCTGATGACTATCGTGCGTTTTGGTGAGCACGCCATTGTAAAAGCAATGAGCATCTTGGTGTTCCCATTTGTTGCGGCATTGATGTTGTTGGCGGTGTACCTGATCCCGAACTGGTCTGGTGCCATCTTCGAACATGTGTCAATGGACGGTAACGGCACCGGTAGCGGCCTGTGGATGACCATGTGGCTGGTGATTCCGGTCATGGTGTTCTCATTCAACCACTCCCCGATCATCTCTGCGTTTGCAGTCTCAAAACGTGAAGAGTACGGCGTCGATGCTGAGAAAAAATGTTCCCGCATTTTGGCTTTCGCTCACATCATGATGGTTGTTACTGTCATGTTCTTCGTCTTCAGCTGTGTTCTGAGCCTCTCTCCGGCAGATCTGGCAGAAGCGAAAAGCCAAAACATCTCTATTTTGTCTTATCTGGCTAACCACTTTAATACCCCAATCATTGCCTACATGGCACCGGTTATCGCCTTTATCGCCATCACAAAATCATTCTTGGGCCACTACCTAGGTGCACGTGAAGGCTTTAACGGCATGATGATTAAGTCTCTGCGTAGCAAAGGCAAAACCATCAATCATGACAAACTGAACCGCATCACTGCGCTGTTCATGCTGGTAACCACTTGGATTGTCGCCACTCTGAACCCAAGCATCTTGGGCATGATTGAAACTCTCGGTGGCCCAATCATCGCCATGCTGCTGTTCCTGATGCCAATGTATGCCATCCATAAAGTTCCAGCGATGCGCAAATACAGTGGCAAAATCAGCAACGTATTCGTGGTTATCATGGGCCTTATTGCTATCTCAGCAATCTTGTTCAGCCTGTTTGGTTAA
- the deoC gene encoding deoxyribose-phosphate aldolase, whose amino-acid sequence MTINYANYIDHTLLAMDATEAQIIKLCDEAKQHHFYTVCVNSGYVPLAAQQLAGSPVKVCSVIGFPLGAGLTEAKAFEAQAAIKAGAQEIDMVINVGWLKSGKIAEVKADIKAVRDNCASTPLKVILETCLLSDAQIVQVCEMCRELDVAFVKTSTGFSTGGAKEEDVKLMRATVGSMMGVKASGAVRDQAIAEKMILAGATRIGTSSGVAIVSGQQAAASSY is encoded by the coding sequence ATGACCATCAATTACGCTAATTACATCGACCATACCCTATTGGCAATGGATGCCACCGAAGCACAAATTATTAAGCTGTGTGATGAGGCCAAACAACATCATTTCTATACCGTATGTGTGAACTCCGGTTATGTTCCACTCGCTGCTCAACAGTTAGCGGGTAGTCCGGTTAAAGTCTGTTCAGTCATTGGCTTCCCATTGGGTGCAGGTCTGACTGAAGCAAAAGCATTTGAAGCTCAAGCGGCGATCAAAGCTGGCGCACAAGAGATTGATATGGTTATTAATGTTGGCTGGTTGAAAAGCGGGAAAATAGCTGAAGTCAAAGCCGATATTAAGGCTGTGCGCGATAATTGCGCCTCTACACCGTTGAAGGTAATATTAGAAACTTGCTTGCTCAGTGATGCACAAATCGTTCAGGTTTGTGAGATGTGCCGTGAGTTAGACGTTGCCTTTGTGAAAACCTCAACTGGTTTCAGCACTGGCGGCGCGAAAGAGGAAGATGTGAAATTGATGCGTGCCACGGTAGGCTCGATGATGGGTGTTAAGGCATCCGGTGCAGTTCGTGACCAAGCAATTGCTGAAAAAATGATTCTGGCAGGAGCAACGCGAATAGGCACTAGCTCAGGAGTCGCTATCGTTTCGGGTCAGCAAGCGGCCGCGTCAAGCTACTAA
- a CDS encoding L-serine ammonia-lyase, whose amino-acid sequence MVSVFDIFKIGIGPSSSHTVGPMKAGKLFTDDLIELGHLSAVTRITVDVYGSLSLTGKGHHTDIAIIMGLAGNLPDTVDIDAIAGFIRDVELRERLLLANGKHEVDFPAQGGMNFHETNLPLHENGMTITAHAGDAALFSKTYYSIGGGFIVDEAHFGQQDSHAVAVPYPFNSARDLQKHCKDTGLSLSGLVMQNELALHSKAEISAHFGAIWDVMRAGIERGINTEGLLPGPMRVPRRAAALRRMLVTTDKHNADPMMVVDWINMYALAVNEENAAGGRVVTAPTNGACGIIPAVLAYYDKFIRPVNENSYSRYFLVSGVIGALYKMNASISGAEVGCQGEVGVACSMAAAGLAELMGGSPAQVCIAAEIAMEHNLGLTCDPVAGQVQVPCIERNAISAVQAVNSARMALRRTSEPSVCLDKVIETMYETGKDMNSKYRETSRGGLAIKVVACN is encoded by the coding sequence ATGGTCAGCGTTTTTGACATTTTCAAGATTGGTATTGGTCCTTCCAGCTCCCATACCGTCGGCCCGATGAAGGCTGGCAAGCTGTTTACCGATGATTTAATCGAATTGGGGCATCTTTCTGCCGTCACACGAATCACTGTGGATGTTTACGGCTCGCTGTCTCTTACTGGCAAAGGCCACCACACTGATATCGCCATTATTATGGGCCTAGCGGGGAATCTCCCCGATACTGTTGATATTGATGCTATTGCGGGGTTTATCCGCGATGTCGAGCTGCGTGAGCGGCTGCTGTTGGCCAATGGCAAACATGAAGTTGATTTCCCGGCCCAAGGGGGGATGAACTTCCATGAAACCAATTTACCCCTGCATGAGAATGGCATGACCATCACGGCACATGCGGGTGATGCAGCCCTTTTCAGTAAGACCTATTACTCCATCGGCGGTGGATTTATTGTCGATGAAGCCCATTTTGGTCAGCAAGATAGCCACGCGGTTGCGGTGCCCTATCCCTTCAATTCTGCTCGCGACTTACAGAAACACTGTAAAGATACTGGGTTATCACTATCCGGTTTAGTGATGCAAAATGAGTTGGCGTTGCACAGTAAAGCTGAAATCAGCGCGCACTTTGGGGCGATTTGGGATGTCATGCGCGCCGGAATTGAACGCGGTATTAACACTGAAGGTTTATTGCCTGGCCCAATGAGAGTGCCCCGTCGTGCCGCTGCATTGCGCCGTATGCTGGTGACGACCGACAAACATAATGCCGATCCGATGATGGTGGTCGATTGGATCAATATGTATGCGCTAGCCGTCAACGAAGAGAATGCGGCGGGCGGGCGGGTTGTCACCGCACCAACCAACGGCGCATGTGGCATCATTCCGGCGGTGTTGGCTTACTACGATAAGTTTATTCGCCCTGTGAATGAGAACTCCTACAGCCGCTATTTTCTGGTCTCTGGTGTGATTGGTGCACTGTATAAAATGAACGCCTCTATTTCTGGCGCTGAAGTAGGGTGTCAGGGGGAAGTGGGTGTTGCCTGCTCAATGGCCGCTGCCGGTCTGGCTGAATTGATGGGCGGTAGCCCTGCTCAGGTCTGTATCGCCGCTGAAATCGCCATGGAGCACAATCTGGGGCTAACTTGTGACCCGGTTGCTGGGCAAGTTCAAGTGCCTTGCATTGAGCGCAATGCGATCTCCGCCGTGCAAGCCGTTAACTCTGCCCGTATGGCACTGCGTCGGACGAGCGAGCCGAGTGTCTGTTTGGATAAAGTCATCGAAACGATGTACGAAACTGGCAAAGATATGAACTCAAAATACCGCGAAACCTCCCGTGGTGGGCTGGCAATCAAGGTTGTAGCTTGTAACTGA
- a CDS encoding phosphatase PAP2 family protein, with product MPLTFYFWQAFGLMISGLLFLWLSRNEQLDWFISNYWFDPVGQNFPLEHNYWLDLLNHRLLKITIISAAVVTLLWGLYRRNGRIVTSMLLFGVGPLVIGILKATSAHSCPWDLVEYGGKSLSYVLMESPPVGAGPGHCFPGGHASSGFAVMALFFLFYPERPRLATLCWFAGVSLGMLMGFGQVMRGAHFLTHNLWAGWWVWLSQLTLFWMISGYYSRD from the coding sequence TTGCCACTAACCTTCTATTTTTGGCAGGCTTTTGGGTTGATGATCAGTGGATTACTCTTTCTCTGGCTATCTCGTAACGAGCAGCTGGATTGGTTTATCAGCAATTATTGGTTTGATCCCGTTGGGCAGAATTTTCCGCTGGAACATAATTACTGGCTAGATTTACTTAATCACCGATTATTGAAAATCACCATTATCAGCGCTGCCGTGGTCACCTTGTTATGGGGTCTTTATCGCCGAAATGGCCGAATAGTGACCAGCATGTTGCTGTTTGGGGTGGGTCCGTTGGTCATCGGCATCCTAAAAGCCACCAGCGCACACTCCTGCCCTTGGGATCTGGTGGAGTATGGCGGGAAATCCCTGAGTTATGTGCTGATGGAGAGTCCCCCTGTCGGGGCAGGTCCCGGTCACTGCTTTCCCGGTGGCCACGCCTCCAGCGGCTTTGCTGTCATGGCGCTGTTTTTCCTGTTTTATCCAGAGCGACCTCGGCTGGCGACCCTATGCTGGTTCGCTGGTGTCAGCCTAGGTATGCTGATGGGATTTGGTCAAGTTATGCGCGGAGCACATTTTCTGACTCACAACCTGTGGGCGGGGTGGTGGGTATGGCTTAGCCAGTTGACTCTGTTTTGGATGATTAGCGGTTATTACAGCCGTGATTAA
- a CDS encoding YbjC family protein, producing MRSLGDMPRIVIISEVLGMLLLVAAYLSINDFISLPGTMGTPAVAIIMIFIGIGLMIPAAVCIVWRVASGFGPLLGSADRISRPQTKKELDKVQSEKENKSESDK from the coding sequence ATGCGCTCGTTAGGAGATATGCCCCGTATTGTGATTATTTCAGAAGTGTTGGGGATGCTGTTACTGGTTGCCGCCTACCTTAGTATCAATGACTTTATATCATTGCCGGGTACGATGGGCACACCGGCTGTTGCGATTATTATGATTTTTATCGGGATCGGCCTGATGATCCCTGCGGCAGTCTGTATTGTTTGGCGCGTAGCCAGTGGATTTGGTCCATTATTAGGGAGCGCCGATAGAATATCTCGGCCACAAACCAAGAAAGAGCTGGATAAAGTGCAATCCGAAAAAGAGAATAAATCTGAGTCGGATAAGTAA
- a CDS encoding pyridoxal-phosphate dependent enzyme: protein MAIPRSVLDLIGHTPLLELTRFDTGPCQLFVKLENQNPGGSIKDRVALSMIEQAEQAGLLPPGGTIIEATAGNTGLGLALVAALKGYKLVLVVPDKMSQEKIFHLRALGAQVLLTRSDVGKGHPAYYQDYALRLAQETPGAFYIDQFNNPANPAAHRTSTGPELWQQMGEQIDAIVVGVGSSGTLSGLSQYFAEVSPTTEFVLADPAGSILADYVDSSQIGDAGSWLVEGIGEDFIPPLSNFSQVKKSYRIDDAEAFSTARTLLREEGVLAGSSTGTLLAAALRYCREQTTPKRVVTFVCDSGNKYLSKMFNDYWLLEQGLLSKPQHGDLRDFITYSHQDGATVSVSPQDTLAVAHARMRLYDISQLPVLDGEKVVGLLDEWDLLNAVQADANHFKLPASSAMTRQVNTLQKEADYRSLLTTFNKGHVAVVLDGERFLGLITRTDVLNTWRQKLA from the coding sequence ATGGCTATCCCGCGCTCGGTGCTTGATCTGATCGGCCACACCCCCTTGCTGGAACTGACCCGCTTTGATACCGGCCCGTGCCAACTGTTTGTGAAGTTGGAAAATCAAAACCCCGGTGGCTCGATTAAAGACCGCGTCGCACTCTCCATGATTGAACAGGCGGAACAAGCGGGTTTGTTGCCACCCGGCGGCACCATTATTGAGGCGACGGCGGGCAATACGGGCCTCGGACTGGCGCTGGTTGCCGCGCTAAAAGGCTACAAGCTGGTGTTGGTGGTGCCGGATAAAATGAGTCAGGAGAAGATTTTCCACCTGCGGGCCTTGGGCGCACAGGTGTTACTGACCCGCTCGGATGTGGGTAAAGGCCATCCGGCTTATTATCAGGATTATGCCCTGCGGCTGGCGCAAGAGACCCCCGGTGCTTTCTATATTGACCAATTTAATAATCCGGCCAATCCCGCCGCACATCGGACCTCCACTGGCCCGGAGTTGTGGCAGCAGATGGGCGAACAGATTGATGCCATCGTGGTGGGCGTCGGCTCCAGCGGCACACTCAGTGGCCTAAGCCAATATTTCGCAGAGGTTTCACCGACGACCGAGTTTGTGCTGGCTGACCCTGCGGGATCTATTTTAGCCGATTATGTCGACAGTTCGCAGATTGGCGATGCGGGAAGCTGGTTGGTCGAAGGTATTGGTGAGGATTTCATCCCGCCATTGAGCAACTTTTCTCAGGTCAAAAAATCCTATCGAATCGATGATGCCGAAGCCTTCAGCACCGCCCGCACCCTATTGCGGGAAGAGGGTGTGCTGGCGGGTTCCTCCACTGGCACCCTACTGGCAGCGGCGCTGCGCTATTGCCGCGAGCAAACCACCCCCAAACGTGTGGTCACTTTTGTCTGTGACAGTGGCAATAAATATTTGTCGAAAATGTTCAATGATTACTGGTTGCTGGAGCAGGGTTTACTGAGTAAGCCTCAGCATGGCGATTTACGCGATTTCATCACCTACAGCCATCAGGATGGCGCGACCGTTTCGGTTTCGCCGCAAGATACGCTGGCCGTCGCCCATGCCCGGATGCGCTTGTATGACATCTCGCAACTGCCGGTATTAGACGGCGAAAAAGTGGTTGGGCTGCTCGACGAATGGGATCTGCTGAATGCGGTGCAAGCCGATGCCAACCATTTCAAACTGCCCGCCAGTAGCGCGATGACGCGTCAGGTTAACACGCTACAAAAAGAGGCGGATTACCGCTCTCTGCTGACCACCTTTAATAAGGGTCATGTGGCTGTGGTACTGGATGGCGAGCGTTTTCTCGGCCTGATTACCCGCACCGATGTTTTGAATACCTGGCGTCAAAAGCTGGCTTAA